One window of the Phycodurus eques isolate BA_2022a chromosome 7, UOR_Pequ_1.1, whole genome shotgun sequence genome contains the following:
- the sgpp2 gene encoding sphingosine-1-phosphate phosphatase 2, whose translation MTCSPAKLEALVYLQDSELVAAFQRRCGLYLVEATRRSQGMKVAGALDPIDQSCGLDETTWDRQDRNSNYKYKEDGCSIPEYEVRNWLLYFLFLFSAGLGHEVFYITCLPCIHWNLDPFLCRRLVNMWTLVMYIGQVMKDMLKLPRPRSPPVVKLEMRVDAEYGLPSTHAMGATAISFTLLLSAPSRIQIQFEVGLLIAVTLSTMVCLSRLYTGMHSVLDVICGVLISALLMFLTHPYWEAFDQFQLTSSMSPILALVLPLFLSYTYPELDHYSTTRGDTTTILGVGAGCSVGYWVNKQLGETFEPQGVLPVPLPTVTTYTLVSGTARFLVGVVALVGTRQVMKAVSLHLLYWWYKVPKYDQSARMRKEIEVPSKFATYTAVGLVNSILVNRVFILLGL comes from the exons ATGACCTGTTCACCTGCCAAACTGGAGGCCCTGGTGTACCTGCAAGACTCGGAGCTTGTGGCGGCTTTCCAGAGACGATGTGGACTTTACCTGGTCGAAGCGACGCGTCGCAGTCAAGGGATGAAAGTCGCAGGAGCCCTCGACCCAATTGACCAATCATGTGGTTTAGACGAGACAACATGGGACCGCCAGGACAGAAATTCCAACTATAAATACAAGGAAGAC GGTTGCAGCATACCTGAATATGAAGTGAGGAACTGGctgctgtattttctttttctgttctcGGCTGGCCTCGGGCACGAAGTCTTTTATATCACCTGTCTGCCATGTATACACTGGAACTTGGACCCCTTCCTCTGTCGACGCCTCGTCAACATGTGGACT CTGGTGATGTACATTGGCCAGGTAATGAAGGACATGTTAAAGTTGCCCCGTCCTAGGTCACCTCCTGTGGTCAAGCTGGAGATGCGGGTTGATGCGGAGTATGGGCTGCCCTCGACCCATGCTATGGGTGCCACCGCGATCTCGTTTACATTGTTACTGAGCGCCCCTTCCAGAATCCAG ATCCAGTTCGAGGTGGGTCTACTGATAGCTGTGACACTGTCGACAATGGTGTGCTTGAGCCGTCTCTACACTGGCATGCACTCAGTTTTG GATGTCATCTGTGGTGTTTTGATCTCAGCCCTCCTAATGTTTCTCACTCACCCCTACTGGGAAGCCTTCGACCAGTTCCAGCTCACCAGCAGCATGTCACCAATCCTGGCATTGGTGCTGCCCCTCTTCCTCAGCTACACGTACCCAGAGCTGGACCATTACAGCACCACACGGGGAGACACCACCACCATCCTTGGAGTCGGGGCGGGCTGCTCTGTTGGATATTGGGTGAACAAACAATTGGGGGAGACGTTTGAGCCCCAAGGGGTGCTGCCTGTGCCTTTACCCACAGTGACAACATACACACTGGTGTCCGGCACTGCCCGCTTCCTCGTTGGAGTGGTAGCGTTAGTGGGTACTCGGCAGGTTATGAAAGCAGTCAGCCTGCATTTGTTGTACTGGTGGTACAAAGTTCCAAAATACGATCAGAGTGCCAGGATGAGGAAAGAGATTGAAGTCCCAAGCAAGTTTGCCACATATACAGCTGTTGGACTTGTTAATTCTATCCTGGTCAATAGGGTCTTCATTCTACTGGGACTATGA
- the LOC133405257 gene encoding E3 ubiquitin-protein ligase RNF182: MRMAKDDMAEVDLASNGAEPRPRPPSAVPYEEYECKICYNYFDLDRRAPKILECLHTFCEECLNTLHLREERPWRISCPVCRHRTPVPDYRIQNLPNNTKVTEDFPLYIDSDPLPQDALPPYPPPLHPALVALRREEASGASGASGGQSQSQATPSTTVSTATTISQDSVRYDSCQSCKRVALTTGCVCVIFSFLSMLVLLFMGLIFVHSHSIPPSPAGPICLSVASILAMFSVVVTWLICWLKYRPDHETGRSSSAGNSRRNA; encoded by the coding sequence ATGCGAATGGCGAAAGATGACATGGCAGAGGTAGATTTGGCATCAAACGGAGCGGAACCCCGCCCGCGGCCCCCTTCCGCGGTCCCCTACGAGGAGTACGAATGCAAAATCTGCTACAATTATTTCGACCTCGACCGCCGGGCGCCGAAGATCTTGGAGTGCCTGCACACGTTCTGCGAGGAGTGCCTCAACACTCTGCATCTGCGGGAGGAGCGGCCATGGCGCATCAGCTGCCCCGTGTGTCGCCACCGGACGCCGGTGCCGGATTATCGGATCCAGAACCTGCCCAACAACACCAAGGTGACAGAGGATTTCCCGCTCTATATCGACTCCGACCCCCTGCCCCAGGACGCTCTGCCGCCTTACCCTCCCCCGCTGCACCCGGCTCTCGTAGCCCTCCGCCGGGAGGAGGCGTCGGGGGCGTCGGGGGCGTCCGGCGGCCAAAGCCAAAGCCAAGCCACCCCGTCCACGACCGTGTCCACGGCCACGACCATCTCTCAAGACTCTGTGCGCTACGACAGCTGTCAGAGCTGCAAGAGAGTGGCTTTAACCACCGGCTGCGTGTGTGTGATCTTCTCCTTCCTCTCCATGCTGGTGTTGCTGTTCATGGGCCTGATCTTTGTGCACAGTCACAGCATCCCTCCCTCCCCAGCGGGACCCATTTGCTTATCGGTGGCCAGCATTCTGGCCATGTTCTCCGTGGTGGTCACCTGGCTCATCTGTTGGCTCAAATACAGACCGGACCATGAGACGGGCCGCTCATCTAGCGCCGGTAACTCGCGGAGAAACGCCTGA